One segment of Schistocerca cancellata isolate TAMUIC-IGC-003103 chromosome 2, iqSchCanc2.1, whole genome shotgun sequence DNA contains the following:
- the LOC126159545 gene encoding neuroligin-4, Y-linked-like: MLSCLDVPATDATASAAAAPGSVSGGPQPDPLPAASSAASSAASSGFAGSVGASAAAQTLSSRVVRTKYGDVSGLIVTFDSRHLEPVEVFRGVPYASPPKGTLRFMPPVSGARWSGVKAADRFGPVCPQRLPDISNETAALRRMPRGRLEYLKRLLPYLQNQSEDCLFLNIYAPAQGRLRCATVRSLTACTCPTPDSHAAHRSLVIP; this comes from the exons ATGCTGAGCTGCCTCGACGTCCCGGCGACCGACGcgacggcgtcggcggcggcggcgcccggCTCCGTGTCCGGAGGGCCGCAGCCCGACCCTCTGCCCGCCGCGAGTTCGGCCGCGTCCTCAGCTGCCTCCTCGGGATTCGCCGGTAGCGTCGGCG CCTCGGCCGCCGCCCAGACGCTGAGCTCGCGAGTGGTGCGCACCAAGTACGGCGACGTGAGCGGCCTCATCGTGACGTTCGACTCGCGCCACCTGGAGCCGGTGGAGGTGTTCCGCGGGGTGCCGTACGCGTCGCCGCCCAAGGGCACGCTGCGCTTCATGCCGCCCGTGTCGGGCGCGCGCTGGAGCGGCGTCAAGGCGGCCGACCGCTTCGGCCCCGTCTGTCCGCAGCGGCTGCCGGACATCAGCAACGAGACGGCGGCGCTGCGGCGGATGCCGCGCGGCCGCCTCGAGTACCTCAAGAGGCTGCTGCCCTACCTGCAGAACCAGAGCGAGGACTGCCTCTTCCTCAACATCTACGCCCCAGCGCAAGGTAGGCTGCGCTGTGCTACCGTGCGGAGTCTCACCGCTTGTACTTGCCCGACGCCTGACTCTCACGCCGCGCACAGATCTTTAGTGATACCATGA